The following are encoded in a window of Vicugna pacos chromosome 2, VicPac4, whole genome shotgun sequence genomic DNA:
- the LCORL gene encoding ligand-dependent nuclear receptor corepressor-like protein isoform X6 — translation MKKMIRQFAIEYISKSGKIQENRNGSVGPSLICKSIQMNQAENSLQEEQEGPLDLTVNRIQEQNTQQVFSLAKIIGDGVLDLSTKKTSIKSEESSICDPSSENSMAGSTVDAKSEEATKMEKGKSALSKVLESLCIHHQQQVLAMLKFLVQEQNAASLCCCNTSYTVSSESQKPLIEDDVDGLFCSCEYRLAERGCLQNERQSPGFVPLPVCIKDSHCLSCQTVTVEHIKTVADRGIGNSYNSHRCCAGLLPNIHSTKSAFHTLVSSREVRDVSVSLKDVCRSRSPSPPPLSPVQTEGFEKLKDVISEFSALENNKLETNINQPPSLTPAEINSDKGDHESKMCKTKKSSNSDSLLLEDSNNCTTNHEKGETTVIFQDLMDRINEKLKSIETIDMTNFIKFSSSDGNTDNDLKLRDLITSLLHNAKASDYSFMELLSQHDKKVENKIIQTRFRKRQETLFAMHNSPDSPIFRRQSLQIKRELASLDENFIRKKYTEKNSRKLTRNDDPLSTDKEEFYHCQGPSLQNSKSVQGNNHAETSYSPDYALQSLQLPLHNLETNLAFDAFSESYKTTEKMSIRRSQEKSVAGKTFLQNYKEKPKLQNTQTPLKSDVPGLLNRTKRNIVPPGWYSIYVTNNYVFKKSPKAKKVSESIKKKDPVKNIQIENSHDIDLNKIAMNSNLQVVVERLEDTINMAQKSWNSQSLSEGYKASKKLIEIDGKDQNTARNMTLAVSRMACKEQSLSKSVVTSINIKSNHTPTLDLNNKRPDSQKKSPLLDMGSLMSSVENVPTKYKAIERSSFSNYSSPIKLMFLSEVKSSEGVKYTLTSVGTCESNTDLPSSEKRPTHQVTDQRKETNEDIPNVNFENYSSNLNNSATLQRELSKFNCAKEAAESSAMFMDDMMSDKPQEEPKEYSSSAVDSSFKRKPGRPKKIGPQVVKQIKRPIGRPPKPKTDQTDITLCQNESFSAGKKSPESLLSEVKEGIYKKSITVTVIYGRSRRTKRHVSEGSVDISNVLSVNNNAAGFPAGCNGLRTIGECEVGSGKRTSAAASLTTDSGVSGPGLEHGSPVKNKSVIPQPSKNIIRPNQKPLAIIRKPGRPAKVKISGISVTIHRISPQEREVSISSCLPPLEQENILEKNLPEEKHDHQRSKVSTRHTEADEFKSGSESMVATIPLRHSVRDRKPSLHFLHSLASSSSLICRNALLHKSCKIHLQKSQSQKDKHKQSRIKIASKGTPGARNSRNAKTCLENKLIPVSEVSLDPIISSNPLLRWWAASTSNDSLLEELNNRFEQITNAWVRVSGDEAENCVKKREHVENDNFKITSPLETCLLELEVSPVKMLFQKKYDLNELCTWFMQTTETQSLSLVRKANARNPLEVINTRGIKLGNKYSDFNTSPFRKHFKKFALSSPSKSSGKLHLLHKMVSSPLLNVKSNLTLTRLKRTEFKRLQHERWRREGKLHSHGTGDWISKRRNLRFFCQNQFLNKTEGKTNADIPLQGKNTVDNQFILPPEIRDDFLQQRVAMSDFKTHASLENKFKSEAKENGTNCSQKDFEKGPRLGNVCPNNWRSKTLKDCRIFLRKINYLEHRNTFKLNTIIYAPESVDSGSNHQTHVEDSKRFTLRSHSARQNCFKKQSKEIENAKANSPSSDKFPSQLDSSKLNKCVNYDKNPSDNSEVLSKLNKRKRPPWKTTEMSTKRHKRQSCSSGQMANYYSKSQLDKENEAEGG, via the coding sequence ttcaacTGTTGATGCAAAATCAGAGGAAGCtactaaaatggaaaaaggaaaatcagCATTAAGCAAAGTTTTGGAATCTTTGTGCATACATCACCAGCAACAAGTTTTGGCTATGTTGAAATTTCTAGTCCAAGAGCAGAATGCTGCTTCTCTTTGCTGTTGTAATACATCATATACTGTGTCTTCAGAATCTCAAAAGCCCCTAATTGAAGATGATGTAGATGGTCTATTCTGTAGTTGTGAATATAGGCTGGCAGAAAGAGGGTGtttacaaaatgaaagacaaagcCCTGGTTTTGTGCCTCTGCCAGTCTGTATTAAAGATTCGCATTGTTTATCTTGCCAAACTGTAACTGTTGAACACATTAAGACAGTAGCAGATAGAGGAATTGGAAACAGTTATAATTCTCACAGGTGCTGTGCTGGACTGTTACCAAACATTCATTCCACAAAATCAGCCTTTCATACTCTTGTTTCATCAAGGGAAGTACGTGATGTTTCAGTAAGTCTTAAGGATGTTTGTAGATCTCGAAGTCCCTCACCCCCGCCATTATCACCTGTACAGACGGAAGGATTTGAAAAATTGAAAGATGTCATCTCAGAGTTTTCAGCCTTAGAAAATAACAAACTTGAAACAAACATTAACCAGCCTCCATCTCTCACACCAGCAGAAATAAACAGTGACAAAGGTGATCATGAAAGTAAAATGTGTAAAACTAAAAAATCCAGTAACTCTGATTCTTTGCTCTTAGAAGACAGCAATAATTGTACTACAAATCATGAAAAAGGTGAAACTACTGTAATTTTTCAAGATTTAATGGATCgtattaatgaaaaattaaaatcaatagaAACTATAGATATGACAAACTTTATAAAATTCTCTAGCAGTGATGGTAATACAGATAATGATTTAAAATTGAGAGATTTAATAACCTCTCTGTTGCATAATGCAAAAGCCAGTGATTACAGTTTTATGGAATTACTGAGTCAACATGATAAaaaggtagaaaataaaattattcagacaaGATTTCGAAAGCGTCAAGAAACCTTATTTGCAATGCACAACTCTCCTGACTCACCTATATTTAGAAGGCAGTCTTTACAGATAAAAAGGGAACTTGCTAGTCTTGATgaaaattttataagaaaaaaatacactgaaaaaaattcaaggaAACTTACGCGCAATGATGATCCACTTTCAACGGACAAAGAAGAATTCTATCATTGCCAAGGGCCTTCTTTACAAAATTCTAAAAGCGTTCAAGGTAATAATCATGCAGAAACATCATATTCACCAGATTATGCATTACAGTCATTGCAACTACCTCTTCATAATTTAGAAACTAACTTGGCTTTTGATGCATTTTCAGAAAGCTATAAAACAACTGAGAAAATGAGCATAAGAAGATCACAGGAGAAATCTGTGGCTGGaaaaacatttttgcaaaattATAAGGAGAAGCCAAAATTACAGAATACTCAAACTCCTTTGAAAAGTGATGTTCCTGGACTTTTGAACAGAACTAAACGAAATATTGTGCCTCCAGGGTGGTATTCTATATATGTAACAAATaattatgttttcaaaaaatCCCCTAAGGCCAAAAAAGTTTCtgaatccataaaaaaaaaagatccagtgAAAAACATTCAGATTGAAAACTCACACGATATAGATCTAAACAAAATTGCAATGAATTCTAATTTACAGGTTGTTGTGGAACGTTTGGAAGATACAATAAATATGGCCCAAAAGTCTTGGAATAGTCAGTCATTATCAGAAGGATATAAAGCATCCAAGAAATTGATAGAAATTGATGGTAAAGATCAAAATACTGCTAGAAATATGACTCTTGCTGTAAGTAGAATGGCATGCAAAGAGCAGAGTTTATCGAAATCTGTGGTAACATCCATCAATATTAAAAGCAATCATACACCAACACTTGATTTGAATAACAAAAGACCTGATAGCCAGAAAAAGTCACCCCTTTTAGATATGGGTAGCTTGATGTCCAGTGTTGAAAATGTACCAACAAAATATAAAGCCATTGAAAGATCTTCTTTTTCCAACTATTCTAGTCCTATCAAACTCATGTTTTTATCTGAGGTTAAAAGCAGTGAAGGAGTCAAATACACTTTAACTTCGGTCGGTACTTGTGAATCAAATACTGATCTTCCTTCTTCTGAAAAACGACCAACCCACCAAGTAACTgaccaaagaaaagaaacaaatgaggaTATACCGAATGTcaactttgaaaattatagttCCAATCTTAATAATAGTGCTACTCTTCAAAGAGAACTAAGCAAATTTAATTGTGCAAAGGAAGCTGCAGAATCCTCTGCAATGTTTATGGATGATATGATGAGTGATAAGCCTCAAGAGGAACCTAAGGAATATTCAAGCAGCGCTGTTGattcatcttttaaaagaaaaccaggTAGACCTAAAAAAATAGGTCCCCAGGTTGTGAAACAGATTAAGCGACCGATTGGAAGGCCACCAAAACCTAAAACTGACCAAACAGACATCACCCTTTGCCAAAATGAGTCCTTCAGTGCTGGAAAGAAAAGTCCAGAATCTCTCTTATCAGAAGTAAAAGAAGGTATTTATAAAAAGAGTATCACGGTAACTGTCATTTATGGAAGGTCAAGAAGAACTAAAAGGCATGTTTCTGAAGGAAGTGTGGACATAAGCAATGTTCTGTCTGTAAACAATAACGCTGCTGGTTTTCCAGCAGGATGTAACGGTCTCCGGACCATCGGAGAGTGTGAGGTGGGCTCTGGCAAGAGGACAAGTGCTGCTGCAAGCTTGACTACTGACAGCGGGGTCTCGGGGCCCGGCTTGGAACACGGCAGCCCTGTCAAGAACAAGTCTGTCATACCTCAGCCTTCCAAGAACATTATTCGACCAAATCAGAAGCCCTTGGCAATCATTAGGAAGCCCGGTAGACCTGCAAAAGTGAAAATCTCTGGCATATCTGTGACTATTCATAGAATTTCACCTCAGGAGAGGGAAGTAAGTATTAGCAGTTGCTTACCTCCTTTAGAACAAGagaatatattagaaaaaaatctgcCTGAAGAAAAGCATGATCACCAGCGCAGTAAGGTGAGCACAAGGCACACTGAAGCTGACGAGTTTAAGAGTGGATCAGAAAGTATGGTTGCTACTATACCTTTGAGACATTCTGTTAGGGATAGAAAACCATCTCTGCATTTCTTACATTCATTAGCATCTTCTAGTTCACTTATTTGTAGAAATGCTCTGCTCCATAAATCATGTAAAATCCATTTGCAGAAAAGTCAAAGTCAGAAAGATAAACATAAGCAGTCAAGGATTAAAATAGCTTCCAAAGGTACTCCAGGAGCTAGAAATTCAAGAAATGCAAAGACgtgtttggaaaataaattaataccTGTTTCTGAAGTATCCTTGGACCCTATAATTTCATCAAACCCTTTGCTCAGGTGGTGGGCTGCTTCTACTTCAAACGATTCCTTATTAGAGGAATTAAACAATAGATTTGAGCAAATAACAAATGCTTGGGTGCGTGTGAGTGGAGATGAAGCTGAAAATTgtgttaaaaaaagagaacatgTTGAAAATGATAACTTCAAAATAACAAGCCCTTTGGAAACCTGTCTTTTAGAACTTGAAGTTTCACCTGTAAAAATGctttttcagaaaaagtatgatttgaaTGAACTCTGTACCTGGTTTATGCAAACAACAGAGACACAATCTCTTTCACTAGTTAGAAAAGCAAATGCTCGAAACCCTTTGGAAGTAATAAATACCAGAGGAATTAAATTAGGGAACAAATATTCCGATTTTAACACCAGCCCCTTcagaaagcactttaaaaaatttgcaCTATCTTCTCCTTCAAAATCATCAGGGAAGTTGCATTTACTACATAAAATGGTTAGCTCTCCActtttaaatgtgaaaagtaaTTTAACCCTAACTAGATTAAAAAGAACTGAGTTTAAGAGGTTGCAGCATGAAAGGTGGAGGCGAGAGGGAAAGCTGCACAGCCATGGAACAGGTGATTGGATCTCTAAGAGGAGAAACTTAAGATTTTTCTGCCAGAACCAATTTTTAAATAAGACTGAGGGGAAAACAAATGCTGACATCCCACTCCAAGGGAAAAACACAGTAGATAATCAGTTTATTTTGCCACCTGAGATCAGGGATGACTTTTTGCAGCAGAGGGTGGCAATGTCTGACTTCAAAACACATGCTAGTTTAGAGAATAAATTTAAGTCAGAAGCAAAGGAGAATGGAACAAACTGCAGTCAAAAAGATTTTGAAAAGGGGCCAAGACTAGGAAATGTGTGTCCAAATAATTGGAGGTCAAAAACCTTAAAAGATTGTAGAATATTTTTGAGGAAGATCAACTATCTTGAACACAGAAATACTTTTAAGCTAAATACAATCATTTACGCTCCTGAATCTGTTGACAGTGGAAGTAATCATCAGACTCATGTAGAAGACTCAAAGCGCTTTACCTTAAGATCCCATTCTGCTAggcaaaattgttttaaaaagcaatctaaagaaatagaaaatgctaAAGCAAATAGTCCTTCAAGCGATAAATTTCCTAGCCAACTTGACAGTAGTAAGTTAAATAAATGTGTTAACTATGACAAGAATCCTTCTGATAATTCTGAAGTTCTTAGCAAAttgaacaaaaggaaaagaccaCCATGGAAGACCACAGAAATGTCAACAAAAAGACATAAACGACAGTCTTGCAGCAGTGGACAAATGGCAAACTATTATTCAAAATCCCAACTAG